In Tribolium castaneum strain GA2 chromosome 4, icTriCast1.1, whole genome shotgun sequence, one DNA window encodes the following:
- the LOC135265978 gene encoding uncharacterized protein LOC135265978 — protein sequence MLNLTVRSIQIISHANQISITTSCLFICKSARIVTRMEKMARISDFKEENQVFVPELVIQEASEAINKVVPAKSKQLYEKEYSNFCEWRKRKDAKGVDERIILAYISERSKNAKSSLLWAYYSQLKKMLSVKENIDISRFHQVSAFLKQHSVGHRPKKSKVFSFEEMEKFLDTVSYDEYLLQKVVLIVGVFGGCRIGELVAMSVDDVHDRGNVIVVNIPDTKTYKPRTFTINGSNSIPAIDVFRKYRKLRLESILHKRLFINNHKQKCTVQPFGINIISKFPEKIARFLCLPNSEEYTGHSFRRSSATLLADSGADLAVVKRHGGWRSNSVVEGYIEDFLNNKIEILRKIINHSLTIIQKESTSNSEARTSASSVSN from the exons atgttaaatttaacCGTTCGGTCTATACAAATCATATCACATGCGAATCAAATTTCCATAACAACgagttgtttatttatttgcaaaagtgCGAGAATTGTAACGCGTATGGAAAAAATGGCTAGAATCAGCGATTTTAAAGAGGAAAACCAGGTTTTCGTGCCTGAATTGGTCATTCAAGAAGCTTCAGAAGCTATAAATAAAGTGGTGCCAGCAAAATCTAAACAATTATACGAAAAAgagtattcaaatttttgtgaatggAGGAAGCGGAAGGATGCAAAGGGAGTAGACGAGAGAATAATTTTGGCTTATATTTCTGAAcgatccaaaaatgcaaaatcttCGTTATTGTGGGCGTATTATTCCCAACTGAAGAAAATGTTATCTGTTAAAGAAAATATCGATATAAGCAG ATTTCATCAGGTATCTGCTTTCTTAAAACAACACTCTGTAGGGCACAGACCAAAGAAATCTAAAGTCTTCAGCTTCGAAGAAATGGAAAAGTTTTTAGACACTGTTTCATATGATGAATATTTGCTGCAAAAAGTGGTTCTAATTGTGGGAGTTTTTGGAGGCTGTAGAATTGGAGAATTAGTTGCCATGTCAGTTGATGACGTCCATGATCGAGGCAACGTAATTGTGGTCAATATTCCTGACACGAAGACTTATAAGCCAAGAACATTTACTATCAATGGAAGTAACTCTATTCCTGCCATTGACGTTTTTCGCAAGTACAGAAAACTACGACTTGAGAGTATTTTACACAAACGGTTGTTTATCAATAACCATAAACAGAAATGCACAGTGCAACCATTTGggataaatattatttcaaaatttcccGAAAAAATTGCACGATTTCTTTGTCTTCCAAATTCAGAAGAATATACCGGACATAGCTTTAGACGTTCAAGTGCAACTTTACTGGCAGACTCTGGAGCCGATTTAGCAGTGGTAAAGAGACACGGAGGATGGCGTTCAAATAGCGTTGTGGAAGGATATATAGAAGATTtccttaataataaaattgaaattttaaggaaaatcATAAACCATTCTTTAACAATCATTCAGAAGGAATCCACCTCAAATTCGGAAGCACGTACTTCCGCGTCATCAGtgtcaaattaa
- the Toll-7 gene encoding toll-like receptor 7 has protein sequence MWLELVLNLVFLATCLSATRYDGPEGCSWLPDNNDTSSSKFSVTCRVRTLDGTGTNISALPAEITSKLRLLCSEVLFFESALPTQGLQRLHELEELQITNCKLLNIEANSFEGLYNVKRLAINTFNSDWSSSKTLDINADSLKGLKELQILDLANNNIRAVVDGTFCSLANLQTLNLTRNRIKSPERFGFNLPECSNSELQNLDLSHNELRALTENSGFSRLRRLQQLDLKNNNISDISGEALAGLVSLRILNLANNKIESLPEGLFAGSRELREIHLQNNSLFSLAKGLFHRLEQLLILDLSGNQLTSNHVDAGTFAGLIRLIVLNLSHNALTRIDSKTFKDLYFLQILDLRNNSIGFIEDNAFIPLYNLHTLNLAENRLNTIGPLLFNGLFVLSKLTLNNNLVVNIDSTAFRNCSALKELDLSSNALQEVPDALKELSFLKTLDLGENQISDFRNGSFKNLNQLTGLRLIDNNIGNLTRGMLWDLPSLQVLNLAKNKIQSIERGTFDRNTQLEAIRLDENFLTDINGVFATLASLLWLNLSDNHLVWFDYAFIPSNLKWLDIHRNFIEHLGNYYKIQDEIRVKTLDASHNRITEISPMSIPNSVELLFINNNFIKVVKPNTFLDKTSLARVDMYANELVNLDMNALRLSPVPPNRSLPEIYLGGNPFHCDCTMEWLHPVNNMSASRQYPRVMDLDNVMCKMTHSRGMAHMPLTRAKTSDFLCTYETHCFALCHCCDFDACDCEMTCPNNCSCYHDQTWNTNVVDCSGQNAIEIPHRIPMDATEVYLDGNDFRELQNHVFIGRKNMRVLFVNNSGIETIQNSTFNGLHTLQTLHLEDNKIYALEGYEFEHLSNLKELYLQNNVISSIGNKTLEPLKSLEILRLDGNKLVVFPVWQLSSNSHLTEISLANNRWSCRCKFLQEFTAWVADNAPKVVDSASIQCYNGEATPQRRDLDFNSTACSDFYAGSSVIDSMLVSDYWKMVVVTLCIVILLLLGVVLWFVFRDPVRVWLYSRYGIRLCSFRAAAAKQYEDRDKLYDAFVCYSPKDEEWVVQALAAELESNFQLCLHYRDLPHAAYLQHAAPAVLEAAEASRRVLIILTRNFLQTEWSRFELRQALHEALKGRVFKLVILEEGPLPEAELDPELRPYLKTGNRVRWGEKRFWEKLRYAMPSGEPRGKINANYRRNINNYTIDSRVVANGTHSHTYPEKIKTQGPPSPGMQMFPPPAYSAGAPHEPDDANYSSATTATPSPRPMRRAQEPRPISDHIYSSIDSDYSTLERGGSGRRGPPWRPHVMMQTAGVNNGGQAYLV, from the coding sequence ATGTGGCTGGAACTAGTGTTGAATTTGGTGTTTCTGGCGACTTGTTTGTCCGCAACGCGCTACGATGGTCCCGAGGGGTGCTCCTGGTTACCGGATAACAACGATACTTCTTCGTCAAAGTTCAGCGTGACGTGCAGAGTGAGGACTTTGGACGGCACCGGCACCAACATCAGTGCTTTGCCCGCCGAAATCACTTCGAAATTGCGTTTGTTATGCAGTGAGGTGTTGTTCTTCGAAAGCGCGCTTCCCACTCAAGGGCTGCAGCGGCTTCACGAACTGGAAGAATTACAAATTACCAACTGCAAACTCCTCAACATCGAGGCGAACTCGTTCGAGGGCCTGTACAATGTGAAGAGGTTGGCAATTAACACGTTCAATTCGGATTGGAGTTCGAGTAAGACACTTGACATCAACGCCGACAGCTTGAAGGGACTCAAAGAACTGCAAATCCTGGATCTGGCCAATAATAATATCCGGGCTGTCGTCGATGGCACTTTCTGTTCGCTCGCAAATCTGCAAACACTCAATCTGACGAGGAATCGAATTAAAAGTCCGGAACggtttggttttaatttaccgGAGTGCAGTAACAGTGAATTGCAAAATCTCGATTTGTCACACAATGAGCTGAGAGCGCTGACGGAGAACTCGGGTTTTTCACGACTGCGAAGACTGCAGCAGCTCGACTTGAAGAATAACAACATCAGCGACATTTCCGGTGAGGCCCTCGCCGGATTAGTGTCTCTcagaattttgaatttggcaAATAACAAAATCGAAAGCCTTCCTGAAGGGTTGTTTGCCGGCTCGCGCGAATTGCGTGAGATTCATCTTCAGAATAATTCGCTCTTTTCGTTGGCCAAAGGGCTTTTCCATCGGTTAGAACAGTTGCTGATTCTTGATTTGTCCGGAAATCAACTGACAAGTAATCACGTCGATGCGGGAACTTTCGCTGGTCTTATTCGTTTGATTGTTTTGAATTTGTCTCACAATGCTTTGACTCGCATTGACAGCAAAACTTTCAAAGATTtgtattttcttcaaatattGGATTTGAGGAATAACTCAATCGGTTTTATCGAGGACAACGCTTTTATTCCTCTCTACAATTTGCATACTTTGAATCTGGCTGAAAATCGGCTCAACACCATCGGCCCATTGTTATTCAACGGTTTGTTCGTTCTCAGCAAACTCACTCTAAACAATAATTTGGTGGTTAACATCGATTCAACAGCATTCCGTAATTGTTCGGCTCTGAAAGAGCTCGATCTGAGTTCGAATGCTCTTCAGGAAGTGCCTGACGCATTGAAGGAGCTTTCCTTTTTGAAAACGCTGGATTTGGGCGAGAACCAGATTAGCGATTTTCGGAACGgttcgtttaaaaatttgaatcaaCTGACCGGCTTGCGCCTCATCGATAACAACATTGGGAACTTAACCCGCGGGATGTTGTGGGATTTGCCGAGCTTACAAGTGCTTAATCTCGCCAAAAACAAGATCCAAAGTATCGAAAGAGGAACTTTTGATCGAAACACCCAACTCGAAGCGATCCGTCTCGACGAGAATTTCCTAACAGACATTAACGGTGTGTTCGCTACTCTCGCGAGTTTGTTGTGGCTGAACTTGTCCGATAATCACTTGGTGTGGTTCGATTACGCTTTCATTCCCAGCAACCTGAAATGGCTGGACATTCATCGCAATTTCATCGAACACCTGggtaattattacaaaatccAGGACGAGATCCGAGTGAAAACTCTCGATGCTAGTCATAACCGCATTACGGAAATTTCGCCGATGTCTATCCCCAACAGCGTCGAGCTTTTGTTCATCaacaataatttcatcaaaGTCGTAAAACCGAACACGTTCCTGGACAAGACTAGTCTGGCCCGCGTGGACATGTACGCCAATGAGTTAGTAAATCTGGACATGAACGCGCTGAGGCTGTCGCCGGTGCCGCCGAACCGGTCCCTGCCCGAAATCTACCTGGGTGGCAACCCCTTTCACTGCGACTGCACCATGGAATGGCTGCACCCGGTCAACAACATGTCCGCCTCCAGGCAGTACCCCCGGGTGATGGACCTCGACAATGTCATGTGCAAAATGACCCACTCGCGGGGCATGGCCCACATGCCCCTGACCCGGGCCAAAACCAGTGACTTTTTGTGCACCTATGAGACGCACTGTTTTGCCCTTTGCCACTGTTGTGACTTCGACGCTTGTGATTGCGAAATGACGTGCCCTAACAATTGTTCTTGCTACCACGATCAGACCTGGAACACCAACGTTGTCGATTGTTCCGGTCAGAACGCCATCGAGATCCCTCACAGGATTCCGATGGACGCCACCGAGGTGTATCTCGACGGCAACGACTTCAGGGAACTGCAAAACCACGTTTTTATCGGGCGGAAAAATATGCGAGTGTTGTTCGTTAATAACAGTGGAATCGAGACGATTCAGAATAGTACTTTTAACGGTCTCCACACGTTACAGACGTTACATCTCGAGGACAATAAAATTTACGCGTTGGAGGGTTACGAATTCGAGCATTTGTCGAATTTGAAAGAACTCTATCTACAGAATAATGTGATTTCGAGCATCGGGAATAAAACTCTGGAGCCGTTAAAGAGTTTGGAGATTTTGCGATTGGACGGTAATAAATTAGTGGTGTTTCCGGTGTGGCAATTGTCGTCGAACTCCCACTTGACCGAGATAAGTTTAGCCAATAATCGGTGGTCGTGCCGGTGCAAATTCCTCCAAGAGTTCACCGCTTGGGTTGCTGATAACGCCCCGAAAGTCGTCGATAGTGCCTCGATCCAGTGCTACAACGGCGAAGCAACGCCTCAGCGTCGCGACCTTGACTTCAACAGCACCGCGTGCAGTGACTTTTACGCCGGAAGTTCCGTTATAGACTCGATGTTAGTTTCGGACTATTGGAAAATGGTCGTAGTGACTTTATGCATTGTGATTTTACTCCTCTTGGGCGTCGTTCTCTGGTTCGTGTTTCGTGATCCCGTTCGCGTTTGGCTTTACTCGCGTTACGGCATAAGACTGTGCAGTTTCCGGGCCGCCGCCGCCAAACAATACGAAGACAGGGACAAATTGTACGACGCCTTCGTGTGTTACAGTCCCAAAGACGAAGAGTGGGTTGTCCAGGCGTTGGCCGCCGAATTGGAGTCAAACTTCCAGCTCTGTCTCCACTACCGAGACCTACCACATGCCGCCTACCTGCAGCACGCCGCCCCCGCAGTCTTGGAGGCGGCGGAAGCCAGCCGAAGAGTCTTAATCATCCTCACTCGCAATTTCCTTCAAACGGAGTGGTCCCGTTTCGAGCTGCGTCAAGCCCTGCACGAAGCGCTCAAAGGGCGGGTGTTTAAGTTGGTTATTCTGGAGGAAGGGCCGCTCCCCGAAGCTGAACTCGATCCCGAGCTCAGGCCCTACTTAAAGACTGGCAATCGAGTACGATGGGGCGAGAAGCGGTTTTGGGAGAAACTGAGATACGCGATGCCCTCAGGTGAACCGAGAGGAAAGATTAACGCCAATTACCGAAGAAACATCAATAATTACACAATCGATTCGAGGGTTGTTGCGAACGGAACCCACAGCCATACGTATCCAGAGAAGATTAAGACTCAGGGCCCCCCTTCTCCAGGCATGCAAATGTTCCCGCCGCCGGCGTATTCAGCTGGGGCGCCCCACGAGCCGGACGATGCGAATTACTCCTCGGCGACGACTGCCACGCCTTCCCCCAGGCCAATGAGACGGGCGCAGGAACCCAGGCCCATCTCCGACCACATTTACTCCAGTATCGACTCCGATTACAGCACCCTGGAACGTGGGGGGTCCGGCAGGAGGGGGCCTCCATGGAGACCCCACGTTATGATGCAGACTGCAGGCGTCAACAACGGCGGCCAGGCCTATCTCGTGTGA